A genome region from Opitutaceae bacterium includes the following:
- a CDS encoding IS4 family transposase, giving the protein MHLTRAPELELELPAPIDPMGNAVTGTISFGISGSPMSRRHEVTADAANSAGHAQFLRRIVGPGARIANNALAQVLAGISGKEFSRCSSRYPMRRDTPALSAYDHFATMVFAQLTYRESLRDIEVCLNARRGLLYHAGIRGTVKRCNLAYANEHRDWRLFAEVAGVLMRRARRMYAGDPTPLDLDADLFALDATLIELSLALFPWARWQGTQAAVKLNVLLDLRADLPAFASLHEGDRHEVASLDEIPVCPGAYYVMDRGYLDFARLHRLHAMGAFFVTRLKTNTCYYVASSRPVAPTTGLRCDQTIRLNSSKGRRCYPEALRRISYIDPETKLRLIFLTNQFALDPLTVALIYKHRWKIELFFRWIKQHLRLRGFFSTDPNGVRVQIWTALCAHLLVAIAKRENALPGTLHQVLQIISIAALEKVSLPELFAKFDTTNHTIDTSIQLEINGF; this is encoded by the coding sequence TTGCATCTGACCCGCGCTCCCGAGCTCGAACTGGAACTGCCCGCACCGATCGACCCCATGGGCAACGCCGTGACCGGCACAATCAGCTTCGGTATCTCAGGCTCTCCCATGAGCCGTCGTCACGAGGTGACCGCCGACGCCGCAAACAGCGCTGGTCATGCCCAGTTCCTGCGCAGAATCGTCGGGCCGGGCGCACGCATCGCCAATAACGCTCTGGCCCAAGTGCTCGCAGGCATCAGCGGGAAAGAGTTTTCGCGTTGCTCCTCGCGATATCCAATGCGTCGCGACACTCCGGCGCTTTCCGCTTACGATCACTTTGCCACGATGGTCTTCGCACAGCTCACCTATCGCGAGAGCCTGCGCGACATCGAGGTCTGTTTGAATGCGCGTCGAGGGTTGCTTTATCATGCCGGAATTCGCGGCACGGTGAAACGCTGCAATCTGGCTTACGCGAACGAGCATCGCGACTGGCGCCTGTTCGCCGAAGTGGCGGGAGTGTTGATGCGCCGGGCGCGACGGATGTATGCGGGCGATCCAACGCCGCTCGACTTGGACGCCGATCTGTTCGCGTTGGATGCGACGTTGATCGAGCTGAGCCTTGCGCTGTTTCCTTGGGCCCGCTGGCAGGGCACGCAGGCGGCGGTGAAGCTCAACGTGTTGCTGGATTTGCGGGCCGATCTGCCCGCCTTTGCCAGCTTGCACGAGGGCGACCGGCACGAAGTCGCCTCGCTCGACGAGATCCCGGTCTGTCCTGGTGCCTATTACGTGATGGATCGTGGATATCTCGATTTTGCGCGCCTGCACCGGCTGCACGCGATGGGTGCTTTCTTCGTCACCCGCCTCAAGACCAACACCTGCTACTACGTGGCCTCGTCGCGACCGGTCGCACCGACCACCGGCTTGCGTTGCGATCAAACCATCCGACTCAACTCCTCGAAGGGCCGACGCTGCTATCCAGAAGCGTTGAGGCGCATCAGCTATATCGATCCCGAAACCAAATTGCGGCTCATCTTCCTGACCAATCAGTTTGCGCTCGATCCGCTCACTGTGGCGCTCATCTACAAACATCGCTGGAAAATCGAGCTGTTCTTTCGCTGGATCAAACAGCACTTGCGGCTGCGCGGCTTCTTCAGCACCGATCCAAACGGCGTGCGCGTGCAAATCTGGACGGCCCTGTGCGCCCACCTGCTGGTGGCCATCGCCAAACGCGAAAACGCTCTGCCCGGCACCCTACATCAAGTTTTGCAAATTATCTCGATTGCCGCCTTGGAGAAAGTCTCTCTGCCAGAGCTATTTGCAAAATTCGATACAACGAACCATACTATCGATACAAGTATCCAGTTGGAAATCAACGGGTTCTGA
- a CDS encoding ATP-dependent helicase: MPPSSPSISSGIRDNHNRGTVGDFLRAELRGGADLDIVTAYFTVFAYDKLKTQLDNLSKIRLLFGEAAFIKNLDPEHKNGAAYVLRDDGLALASGLSQRHIAQACAAWIRDKVEVRSVTRTGFLHGKMSHIRRGEVSSAIVGSSNFTTRGLGLGAANNNVELNLVVDGNRDRADLRQWFDELWDDSSRVEDVKQAVLEFLLQVYRDQSPQFVYYKTLFELFRRYIDEGLEIDENLRRIRFPDTEIWQALYSFQRDGARSAINKIKRYNGCILADSVGLGKTYTALAVIKYFELRNEKVLVLCPKKLRQNWTIYRPSNVLCPFPKDRFGYHVLSHTDLGRESGEADGHELANFNWGAYDLIVIDESHNFRNNKLATQRPGEPEKRTRYQRLMEDIISSGAHTKVLLLSATPVNNQLADLRNQISFIAGGDVARDSNADSAFTESLDIASVKETTRLAQTHFTRWSDPKRPPGQRKTSELIASIGGDFFKLLDGLSIARSRRQIASYYAKEMAKLGGFPKRPQPQALHAPIDLRDGFLSFEELDKEISALRLALYHPTSFLRGDLPPETKAAYERKILGGFTQEGREKILISMMKVNFLKRLESSVDSFRLTLERTIAKIDTLEKRITAFEHHLDENSDLDFDSLTPDQFEDPDFDGEDFTIGGRRRLHLGHLKLPEWLKAVRNDRTQLQFLLEKTQSVTAKRDGKLAELRQLIATKVRQPTVNRDGKPNRKIIVFTAFADTARYLHEHLGSWARTELGIHAALICGDGGNATSLGRTDFDDILTNFAPIAKRRSEQAATFSNQCDEIDLLIATDCISEGQNLQDCDLLVNYDIHWNPVRIIQRFGRMDRIGSRNDSVQLVNFWPVADLDRYLGVKHRVEARMALVDLAATQTDNLLDTTQLEDLIKADLLFRDRQLKRLKDEVLDLEDLDESVSLADFSLDEFRQDLINFLQAHRAELERAPLGLYAVVPPAADIPLAKPGIIYCLRQKDQAATPQGERINPLAPHYLVYVHDSGEVRLAFTQAKTVLNLFRSLALGHDEPYGELCRLFDRETDNGSNMSNQSRLIASAVRSITATFQQKLASGLQGRRDFVLPLAADQPQEDEATFELVTWLVLLSPAGKP; encoded by the coding sequence ATGCCACCCTCAAGCCCCTCCATCTCTTCTGGTATTCGCGACAACCACAATCGCGGAACGGTAGGTGATTTCTTGCGGGCAGAGCTCCGTGGTGGTGCCGACTTGGACATAGTCACCGCCTATTTCACGGTTTTTGCCTACGATAAACTAAAGACTCAGCTCGATAATCTCAGCAAAATCAGGCTTCTGTTTGGTGAAGCCGCTTTCATCAAGAACCTCGACCCCGAGCACAAAAATGGTGCCGCCTACGTTCTCCGAGACGACGGTCTCGCCCTCGCTTCCGGCCTCAGCCAACGCCACATCGCCCAGGCCTGCGCCGCATGGATTCGCGACAAAGTCGAAGTCAGGTCCGTTACTCGCACCGGCTTTCTCCACGGCAAGATGTCTCACATCCGACGTGGCGAGGTTTCTTCAGCGATTGTCGGCAGCTCCAATTTCACCACGCGCGGGCTCGGTCTAGGTGCGGCAAACAACAACGTCGAACTCAACCTTGTCGTGGACGGCAACCGCGACCGCGCAGACTTGCGCCAGTGGTTCGATGAACTTTGGGACGACTCCTCGCGAGTAGAGGATGTCAAGCAGGCCGTCCTCGAATTTCTTCTCCAAGTTTACCGCGACCAGTCCCCGCAGTTTGTTTACTACAAAACGCTCTTCGAACTCTTCCGCCGCTATATCGACGAAGGTCTCGAAATCGACGAAAACCTCCGTCGAATCCGTTTCCCAGACACGGAAATCTGGCAAGCGCTCTATTCGTTCCAACGCGACGGTGCCCGTTCCGCCATCAATAAGATCAAGCGCTACAATGGCTGCATCCTAGCCGACAGCGTTGGCTTGGGAAAAACTTACACCGCCCTCGCCGTCATCAAATACTTCGAGTTGCGCAACGAAAAGGTCCTCGTGCTTTGCCCGAAGAAACTCCGGCAAAACTGGACCATCTACCGACCGAGCAACGTTCTTTGTCCGTTCCCAAAGGATCGCTTCGGCTACCACGTGCTCTCCCACACCGACCTCGGTCGCGAATCCGGCGAGGCAGACGGCCATGAATTGGCCAACTTCAACTGGGGAGCCTACGACCTAATCGTCATCGATGAGTCCCACAATTTCCGGAACAACAAGCTCGCCACCCAGCGCCCCGGCGAACCCGAGAAACGCACCCGCTATCAACGCCTCATGGAGGACATCATTTCCAGCGGTGCGCACACCAAGGTTCTGCTTCTCTCCGCCACGCCGGTGAACAACCAGTTGGCCGACCTGCGCAATCAGATCTCTTTCATCGCCGGTGGCGATGTGGCGCGAGATTCGAACGCCGATTCCGCCTTCACCGAAAGTCTCGACATCGCCTCCGTTAAGGAAACGACGCGCCTCGCACAGACTCACTTCACGCGTTGGTCCGACCCCAAACGGCCACCCGGTCAACGCAAGACCAGCGAACTCATCGCGTCCATCGGCGGCGACTTTTTCAAACTGCTCGACGGCCTTAGCATCGCCCGCTCCCGCCGACAGATCGCCAGTTACTACGCCAAGGAGATGGCCAAGCTCGGCGGCTTCCCCAAGCGCCCTCAGCCGCAGGCTCTCCATGCTCCGATCGATCTGAGGGACGGTTTCCTATCCTTCGAAGAACTCGACAAGGAGATCAGCGCCCTCCGCCTGGCACTTTATCACCCCACCAGTTTTCTGCGCGGTGATCTGCCCCCAGAGACCAAAGCGGCCTACGAGCGCAAGATCCTTGGCGGGTTCACCCAGGAGGGCCGCGAGAAAATTCTCATCTCCATGATGAAGGTGAATTTTCTCAAGCGCCTCGAAAGCTCGGTGGACTCGTTTCGCCTCACCCTCGAACGCACCATTGCGAAGATCGACACGCTCGAAAAGCGCATCACCGCGTTCGAACATCACCTCGACGAAAATTCCGACCTCGACTTCGATTCGCTCACTCCCGACCAATTCGAAGACCCCGACTTTGACGGTGAGGACTTCACCATTGGCGGTCGCCGCCGCTTGCACCTCGGCCACCTCAAACTTCCCGAGTGGCTCAAAGCCGTGCGCAACGACCGCACCCAGCTTCAATTTCTACTGGAGAAAACGCAGTCCGTCACTGCGAAGCGTGACGGCAAGCTCGCCGAACTCCGGCAGCTCATCGCTACGAAGGTTCGGCAGCCCACCGTCAACCGCGACGGCAAACCCAACCGCAAGATCATCGTCTTTACCGCCTTTGCCGACACCGCCCGCTACCTCCACGAGCACCTTGGTTCATGGGCTCGCACTGAACTCGGTATCCACGCCGCCCTCATCTGCGGCGACGGTGGCAACGCCACCTCTCTTGGGCGAACCGACTTCGACGACATCCTCACCAACTTCGCACCAATCGCCAAACGGCGCTCCGAGCAGGCCGCCACGTTCTCCAATCAATGCGATGAAATCGACCTCCTCATCGCGACCGACTGCATCAGTGAGGGCCAAAATCTCCAGGACTGCGACCTGCTCGTTAACTACGACATTCACTGGAATCCCGTGCGCATCATCCAGCGTTTCGGTCGTATGGACCGCATCGGCTCGCGCAACGACTCCGTCCAACTCGTAAACTTTTGGCCCGTCGCCGACCTCGACCGCTACCTCGGCGTCAAACACCGCGTCGAGGCGCGCATGGCTCTCGTTGATCTTGCGGCGACCCAGACCGACAACCTTCTCGATACGACTCAGCTCGAGGACCTCATCAAAGCCGATCTCCTTTTCCGCGACCGTCAGCTCAAGCGCCTCAAAGACGAGGTGCTCGACCTCGAAGACCTCGACGAATCCGTCTCCCTCGCCGACTTCTCCCTCGATGAATTCCGGCAGGACTTGATCAACTTTCTCCAGGCACACCGCGCCGAACTCGAACGCGCCCCGCTTGGCCTCTACGCCGTGGTTCCCCCCGCAGCGGACATTCCCCTCGCTAAGCCCGGCATCATTTACTGCCTCCGTCAGAAAGATCAGGCCGCCACTCCGCAAGGCGAACGCATCAACCCCCTCGCGCCGCACTACCTCGTTTACGTGCATGACTCCGGCGAAGTGCGCCTCGCGTTCACTCAGGCGAAGACGGTGCTGAATCTTTTCCGCAGTCTCGCCCTCGGTCACGACGAGCCCTATGGCGAACTCTGCCGACTCTTCGATCGGGAGACCGACAACGGCTCCAACATGAGCAACCAATCGCGTCTCATTGCCTCCGCCGTCCGGTCTATCACCGCCACCTTCCAGCAAAAGCTCGCCTCCGGCCTTCAAGGTCGTCGCGACTTCGTCCTGCCTCTCGCCGCAGATCAGCCCCAGGAGGACGAGGCGACCTTCGAGCTGGTCACCTGGCTGGTGCTGCTTTCGCCTGCCGGCAAACCCTGA
- a CDS encoding DUF1016 family protein, producing MTPRKKPAPPAALYPGLVGGIGELLETVRRASARSVNALMTATYWEIGRRIVEFEQGGAKRAGYGEELLKRLAGDLTARFGRGFSAPNLNKFKQLYLAYPPARILSTVSIKSAASPVLGLLNTPPGRKNLSTLSMELPAAIEIASMVSNESNPTQTQKAPAPISQTVSGKSLVTPIALADLARAFPLPWSHYVLLIGRSRSPEAFAFYHAEALRGGWSVRQLDRQMASLFYERVALSKGKAAVLRKGARPQPADVVSVDEEVRHPLVLEFLGLRDEYSETNLEDALVRHLESFLLELGNDFAFVGRQRRLRIDDEWYRVDLLFFHRRLRCLVIFDLKLGRFTHADAGQMNLYLNYAREHWVQSGENPPVGIILCSGQGEALVRYATAALPNKLLVREYLLALPDEKTLAAELQKTRAQLESRRPARGSTR from the coding sequence ATGACCCCGCGCAAGAAACCCGCCCCGCCCGCCGCCCTTTACCCCGGCCTGGTCGGCGGCATCGGCGAACTGCTCGAAACCGTCCGCCGAGCCAGCGCGCGCTCGGTCAACGCCCTCATGACGGCCACCTACTGGGAAATCGGCCGGCGGATCGTCGAGTTCGAGCAGGGCGGCGCGAAACGGGCGGGCTACGGCGAGGAATTGCTCAAGCGGCTGGCCGGGGATTTGACGGCCCGGTTCGGCCGGGGGTTTTCGGCGCCCAATCTCAACAAGTTCAAACAGCTCTACCTCGCTTACCCGCCGGCCCGGATTTTATCGACAGTGTCGATAAAATCGGCCGCGTCCCCAGTCCTCGGTCTCCTCAATACACCGCCCGGCCGGAAGAATTTATCGACACTGTCGATGGAATTGCCCGCTGCCATCGAGATTGCCTCGATGGTGTCGAACGAATCGAACCCGACTCAAACCCAGAAGGCACCGGCACCAATTTCCCAGACCGTGTCTGGAAAATCGCTGGTCACGCCCATCGCCCTGGCCGATCTCGCCCGCGCCTTCCCCCTCCCTTGGTCCCACTATGTTCTGCTGATCGGGCGGAGCCGCTCGCCCGAGGCCTTCGCATTCTACCACGCCGAGGCCCTGCGCGGCGGCTGGTCCGTCCGCCAGCTCGACCGGCAGATGGCCTCGCTGTTCTACGAGCGCGTCGCGCTTTCCAAGGGCAAGGCCGCCGTGCTGAGGAAGGGCGCCCGCCCGCAGCCGGCCGACGTCGTCAGCGTCGACGAGGAGGTCCGCCACCCGCTGGTCCTGGAATTCCTCGGCCTGCGCGACGAATATTCCGAGACCAACCTGGAGGATGCGCTCGTCCGGCACCTGGAGTCCTTCCTTTTGGAGCTGGGCAACGACTTCGCCTTCGTCGGCCGCCAGCGCAGGCTGCGCATCGACGACGAGTGGTATCGCGTGGACCTGCTCTTCTTCCACCGCCGCCTGCGCTGCCTGGTCATCTTTGATTTGAAACTCGGGCGTTTCACCCACGCCGACGCCGGGCAGATGAACCTCTACCTCAACTACGCCCGCGAGCACTGGGTACAGTCTGGCGAAAATCCTCCGGTGGGCATCATCCTCTGCTCCGGCCAGGGCGAGGCCTTGGTGCGCTACGCCACCGCAGCCCTGCCCAACAAACTTCTCGTCCGCGAATACCTGCTGGCGCTGCCAGACGAGAAGACCCTTGCTGCGGAGTTGCAGAAGACCCGCGCACAGTTGGAATCCCGCCGGCCGGCCCGAGGATCTACCCGCTAG